A single window of Sphingobium sp. SCG-1 DNA harbors:
- a CDS encoding COX15/CtaA family protein, producing the protein MSTSLSQSAFSRRSYPRPRAIAAWLLAVAALVFAMVVVGGITRLTESGLSITEWKPISGALPPLSNADWMDAFNKYKQIPEYQEINKGMSLSDFQFIFFWEWTHRLLGRVIGLAFALPLAWFAWKRAIPAGYGPRLFALLMLGGLQGAIGWWMVASGLSVRTDVSHYRLAVHLLTALFVLAGLVWTALDLLAQAADTRALPARLRGFALVAGLALFVQLLFGAYTAGLNAGYVANTWPLMNDRFFPEGVQWLGSFGSTITNDPYLIHFIHRWWAFVTAAVLIVLARRAKRAGLRGASIALNASVGSQVLLGIATVISGVALPLAVLHQAVGALVVASTAWAAHSIGARRR; encoded by the coding sequence ATGTCCACGTCGCTCAGCCAATCGGCGTTTTCGCGCCGTTCTTATCCCCGCCCGCGCGCTATCGCCGCATGGCTATTGGCTGTCGCGGCTCTTGTCTTTGCCATGGTCGTCGTCGGGGGAATCACTCGGCTTACGGAGTCCGGCTTGTCGATCACCGAGTGGAAGCCGATCAGCGGCGCGCTCCCGCCGTTGTCCAATGCGGACTGGATGGACGCGTTCAACAAGTACAAGCAGATCCCGGAATATCAGGAAATTAACAAGGGCATGAGCCTGTCGGATTTCCAGTTCATCTTCTTTTGGGAATGGACGCACCGGCTGCTGGGGCGCGTGATCGGGCTGGCGTTTGCGCTGCCGCTGGCGTGGTTCGCGTGGAAGCGGGCGATCCCGGCAGGATATGGCCCGCGCCTTTTCGCGCTGCTGATGCTGGGCGGCCTGCAAGGCGCGATAGGCTGGTGGATGGTGGCGTCAGGTCTGTCGGTGAGGACCGATGTCAGCCACTACCGGCTCGCAGTACATCTGCTGACGGCGCTGTTCGTACTGGCGGGGCTGGTGTGGACTGCGCTCGATCTGCTGGCACAGGCAGCGGACACGCGCGCTCTCCCGGCGCGGCTCAGGGGCTTTGCCTTGGTCGCCGGTCTGGCGCTGTTCGTTCAACTGTTATTCGGCGCTTATACGGCGGGGCTGAACGCGGGTTATGTCGCAAACACATGGCCTTTGATGAACGACCGTTTCTTCCCCGAAGGTGTGCAATGGCTTGGCTCCTTCGGGAGCACGATCACCAACGATCCTTACCTCATCCACTTCATTCACCGCTGGTGGGCGTTTGTCACGGCGGCCGTGCTGATCGTGCTGGCGCGCAGGGCCAAGCGCGCCGGATTGCGGGGCGCGTCGATCGCGCTCAATGCCAGCGTGGGGAGCCAGGTACTGCTTGGTATCGCTACGGTCATCAGCGGAGTAGCGTTACCACTGGCGGTTTTGCATCAGGCGGTAGGCGCGCTGGTGGTCGCCAGTACCGCCTGGGCCGCCCATTCGATAGGTGCGCGCAGACGGTAA
- a CDS encoding class I SAM-dependent methyltransferase, translating to MRIPTAFACVTALGLIALAPFAIAQQAMDHSKMGHHTTDPHRALTTAVAAPTRTPANVLRDKYRHPVETLSFFGVTPEQTVVEFSPGAGWYTEILAPLLKDHGTYYAAQEPGKGFDKLKAKLTATPEIYGKAKLIPWPDTGIPANSVDTVLTFRNVHNMVMDGNEAASFQAFFAMLKPGGTLGIVDHRLLEARDTALEKSSGYLKVSTVRRLAEAAGFKYVGASEVNANSKDTADWAKGVWTLPPSLTNGETDKAKYLGIGESDRMTLKFVKPAK from the coding sequence ATGCGAATCCCCACCGCCTTTGCCTGCGTCACAGCCCTCGGCCTTATCGCGCTGGCCCCTTTCGCCATCGCGCAGCAGGCGATGGACCATAGCAAGATGGGCCATCATACCACTGATCCGCATCGGGCGTTGACTACAGCAGTCGCCGCACCGACCCGCACCCCCGCCAACGTGCTCCGCGACAAATATCGCCATCCGGTCGAAACGCTATCCTTCTTCGGCGTCACACCCGAGCAGACCGTCGTCGAATTTTCGCCGGGAGCGGGGTGGTATACTGAAATCCTCGCTCCCTTGCTGAAGGACCATGGCACCTACTACGCTGCGCAGGAACCAGGCAAAGGCTTTGACAAGTTGAAGGCGAAGTTGACGGCAACTCCGGAAATCTATGGCAAGGCTAAGCTGATTCCCTGGCCCGACACCGGCATCCCGGCCAACAGCGTCGACACCGTCCTCACTTTCCGCAATGTGCATAACATGGTGATGGATGGAAACGAGGCCGCCAGCTTTCAGGCCTTCTTCGCCATGTTGAAGCCGGGCGGCACGCTCGGCATCGTCGACCATCGACTGCTCGAAGCGCGCGACACAGCCCTCGAGAAATCATCAGGCTATCTGAAGGTGTCGACCGTCCGCCGTCTCGCTGAAGCGGCAGGCTTCAAATATGTTGGCGCGTCGGAAGTAAACGCGAACTCCAAGGACACGGCGGACTGGGCGAAGGGCGTCTGGACCCTGCCGCCCTCGCTCACCAATGGGGAAACTGACAAGGCAAAGTATCTTGGGATCGGTGAGAGCGACCGTATGACATTGAAGTTCGTCAAACCCGCGAAATAG
- a CDS encoding MerC domain-containing protein produces the protein MLLSFRSVLATGTIDRVAVALSGLCAAHCVATAVILGLLASAGGIFSNPLIHETGLVMAIILGAVALGHGAIKHGFMMPAAVGALGLGVMAGAMTMDHGLEESVYTIVGVAILALGHDLNHRAGR, from the coding sequence ATGTTGCTCAGTTTCCGTTCCGTACTGGCCACAGGCACGATCGATCGCGTCGCGGTGGCGCTATCGGGCCTTTGCGCTGCGCACTGCGTGGCGACGGCCGTGATTTTGGGACTATTGGCATCCGCTGGCGGCATTTTTTCCAACCCGCTGATTCATGAAACCGGGCTGGTGATGGCGATTATTCTTGGCGCTGTCGCACTGGGACATGGCGCGATAAAGCATGGCTTCATGATGCCCGCCGCCGTAGGCGCGCTGGGCTTGGGCGTTATGGCGGGGGCGATGACGATGGATCATGGGCTGGAAGAGAGCGTCTATACGATCGTGGGCGTCGCGATCCTCGCGCTGGGCCACGATCTCAATCATCGGGCGGGGCGCTAA
- a CDS encoding TonB-dependent receptor: MAIMLATSAHAQEASSNVLTSAEASESGDIVVTAQRRSERLQDVPIQVNAFGSQTLQDAGARNVQDAISLVPNMTLDRANVYHSSYITLRGITQIENADPPVAVIVDGVPQTNQRQVNPSLYDIQQIEILKGPQGSLYGRNAEAGAINIVTKAPTNNLTGAWNASYGNGETINVGAVLSGALVNDVLLFRVGGEYAHSDGLIRNTFTGDNADFVDHDYTIRGRLIFKPAERLTLDGRIEYSDFRAGSNYYSAVFSADANDYRLPQNNLEGVSFGNNTNYTMKADYDLDFATLTSISGYSRVNEDNYSDLDFRNPVQSPGGFLGLGIQIGVGQQLLSKIFSQEVRLVSNGSNRLRYSIGAYYLHTARGYRTRVFVDLTGSGDQQFNPALVISDQFTHDDNNSYAGFGQVDLDLTEQLMLTGGFRYDVDEREQTNLLTGLVRRKSFKKAQPKATITYKPAEGKLLYLTYGKGFRSGGFNTPNSAIPIFQDESLDNFEAGFKTSFADGALRLNGAVFRERVKNFQYFFVDATSGSQVIANIDRVNITGVELELQAVPLPGLTANVGIGYTHADIKNFGQFPQYAGNKTPRNIPFSSTGSLQYRGTIGSNVTGIARVDYQYNNKKYWTIDNNSVQNSWTIINGRLGVETGGFGIYAFGKNLTNAKYYTEYQPQAYTGEDVDLGFRGQPRTYGVELRYSF; this comes from the coding sequence ATGGCGATCATGCTGGCAACCAGTGCCCACGCGCAGGAGGCCTCGTCCAACGTCCTCACTTCTGCCGAAGCGAGTGAGTCGGGTGATATCGTCGTCACAGCGCAACGCCGATCTGAACGGCTGCAGGACGTGCCCATACAGGTGAATGCGTTTGGAAGCCAAACGTTGCAGGATGCGGGTGCTCGAAACGTGCAGGATGCGATCTCGCTCGTTCCGAACATGACTCTCGACCGCGCTAATGTTTATCATAGCAGCTACATCACGTTGCGAGGCATTACGCAGATCGAGAATGCTGACCCGCCCGTTGCCGTTATCGTTGACGGCGTGCCGCAGACTAATCAACGGCAAGTTAACCCCAGCCTCTACGACATCCAGCAGATCGAGATCCTGAAGGGGCCGCAGGGTTCTCTCTACGGTCGGAACGCAGAGGCGGGCGCCATCAACATCGTTACCAAGGCGCCGACCAATAATCTCACGGGCGCCTGGAACGCAAGTTATGGCAACGGGGAAACGATCAATGTGGGCGCTGTTCTCTCGGGAGCCTTGGTCAACGACGTTCTCCTCTTCCGCGTCGGAGGTGAATATGCGCATTCCGACGGGCTTATCCGGAACACCTTCACCGGCGACAATGCTGACTTTGTCGACCACGACTACACCATTCGCGGCAGGCTAATCTTCAAGCCGGCCGAGCGTCTCACGCTCGATGGGCGCATCGAGTACAGCGATTTCCGCGCGGGCAGCAACTATTACAGCGCGGTGTTCAGTGCGGACGCGAATGATTACCGACTCCCGCAGAACAATCTGGAGGGTGTCTCCTTCGGCAACAATACAAACTATACCATGAAGGCTGATTACGACCTCGATTTTGCGACGCTGACCAGCATCAGTGGTTACTCACGCGTCAACGAGGACAATTATTCTGACCTCGATTTCCGGAATCCTGTGCAGAGCCCTGGCGGTTTTCTTGGCCTCGGTATCCAGATCGGCGTTGGACAACAGCTTCTGTCGAAGATATTTAGCCAGGAAGTTCGCCTTGTTTCCAATGGCAGCAACCGTCTTCGTTATTCGATTGGTGCCTATTATCTCCACACGGCTCGCGGTTATCGCACTCGCGTGTTCGTCGACCTTACCGGGAGCGGTGACCAGCAGTTCAACCCGGCACTCGTCATTTCTGACCAGTTCACCCACGATGACAATAACAGTTACGCCGGCTTTGGACAGGTCGACCTCGATCTGACGGAGCAGCTCATGCTGACCGGCGGCTTCCGTTACGACGTGGATGAACGCGAGCAGACGAACCTGCTGACCGGACTTGTTCGCAGGAAGAGCTTCAAGAAGGCGCAGCCCAAGGCAACGATCACCTACAAGCCAGCTGAGGGCAAACTCCTCTACCTGACCTATGGAAAGGGGTTCCGATCTGGTGGATTCAACACGCCGAACTCGGCCATTCCGATCTTCCAGGATGAGTCGCTCGACAACTTCGAGGCTGGCTTCAAGACCAGCTTCGCTGACGGGGCGCTACGGTTGAACGGCGCTGTATTCCGCGAACGGGTGAAGAACTTCCAATATTTCTTCGTCGACGCGACGTCCGGGTCTCAGGTAATTGCCAACATAGACCGGGTGAACATCACTGGCGTCGAACTTGAGTTGCAGGCGGTGCCACTGCCTGGTCTCACCGCCAATGTGGGGATTGGCTATACCCACGCCGACATCAAAAACTTTGGTCAGTTCCCGCAGTACGCGGGTAACAAAACGCCCCGTAACATTCCCTTCTCATCAACGGGCAGCCTTCAGTACCGCGGCACAATCGGGAGCAATGTGACGGGAATAGCGCGCGTTGACTATCAGTACAATAACAAGAAGTATTGGACGATCGACAACAACTCTGTCCAGAATAGCTGGACAATTATCAATGGGCGCCTCGGCGTTGAGACGGGAGGGTTTGGCATATACGCCTTCGGCAAGAACCTGACGAACGCTAAATACTACACCGAGTATCAGCCCCAGGCCTACACGGGTGAAGACGTCGATCTCGGCTTTCGCGGCCAGCCCCGAACTTATGGTGTGGAACTGCGCTACAGTTTCTGA
- a CDS encoding DMT family transporter, whose translation METATAPSIVASPDREERPFFALGLRLLAMLCLATMFALVKLADTRGVHLAESLFYRQAIALPIVFGWICMIQGPRAVYTKRIGTHASRAVLGSIGMVLNFGSYILLPLAEATTIGFSMPIFATILSALLLKEATGFHRWSAVLLGFVGVLIMVRPDANHFPLFGVAVALGAAVLTACISLILRELGRTEGASVTVFWFTLISLPPLTVGLIFKAQAHDSMTWLTLIGIGISGGIAQLCMTGALRWGPVSLVLPMDYSSILWATLFGWFIWNEWPLPTTWIGAAFIVASGLYIAWREHVRLRRNRLMIVQ comes from the coding sequence GTGGAAACCGCCACCGCTCCTTCTATTGTCGCTTCGCCGGACCGTGAAGAACGGCCCTTTTTCGCGCTCGGGCTGCGCCTGCTTGCGATGCTGTGCCTTGCAACGATGTTCGCACTCGTGAAGCTCGCCGATACGCGCGGCGTCCACCTTGCAGAGTCACTGTTCTATCGGCAGGCCATTGCATTGCCGATCGTGTTCGGCTGGATTTGCATGATTCAGGGTCCGCGAGCCGTGTACACCAAGCGGATCGGCACGCACGCCAGCCGGGCAGTGCTAGGTTCGATCGGCATGGTGCTCAATTTCGGTTCCTATATATTACTGCCGCTGGCGGAGGCGACGACCATCGGCTTTTCGATGCCGATATTCGCGACTATTCTCTCGGCCCTGCTGTTGAAGGAAGCGACGGGGTTTCATCGCTGGTCGGCGGTCCTTCTCGGTTTCGTCGGCGTCCTCATCATGGTAAGGCCGGACGCTAATCACTTCCCGCTATTCGGCGTCGCCGTCGCTCTCGGCGCGGCCGTGCTGACCGCGTGCATCAGCCTCATCCTGCGGGAGCTTGGCCGTACCGAGGGCGCCTCTGTCACTGTCTTCTGGTTCACGCTCATATCTCTGCCGCCCCTTACGGTCGGATTGATCTTCAAGGCGCAGGCGCATGATAGCATGACGTGGCTCACACTGATCGGCATAGGCATCTCTGGCGGAATAGCGCAATTGTGCATGACCGGGGCTTTGCGTTGGGGGCCGGTGTCGCTGGTCCTGCCGATGGACTACAGCTCTATTTTGTGGGCGACGCTGTTTGGGTGGTTCATCTGGAATGAGTGGCCGTTGCCAACAACCTGGATCGGCGCAGCGTTCATCGTCGCAAGCGGGCTGTACATCGCCTGGCGAGAGCATGTCCGGCTCCGCCGCAATCGGCTGATGATCGTTCAGTAA
- a CDS encoding type II toxin-antitoxin system RelE/ParE family toxin: MTVFMTKGFARFARKAGLASDCLHAAAADVAAGDHDADLGGGVFKQRVARRGGGKSGGFRTIILFRVGGHSFFAHGFAKNEKANVSVKELRALKQLAAVYLRLSENEIGAAIAAGELIEVSDDDREGEEQAG, from the coding sequence ATGACCGTGTTCATGACGAAGGGCTTCGCCCGTTTCGCGCGCAAGGCTGGTCTCGCGTCGGACTGTCTTCACGCTGCGGCAGCTGACGTCGCGGCCGGGGATCATGACGCGGACCTGGGCGGCGGCGTGTTCAAGCAGCGCGTGGCCAGACGGGGTGGTGGTAAGTCAGGAGGGTTTCGGACAATCATCTTGTTCAGGGTCGGCGGGCACAGTTTCTTCGCCCACGGCTTTGCTAAGAATGAGAAGGCCAATGTAAGTGTGAAGGAACTCAGGGCACTGAAGCAACTGGCGGCGGTGTACCTGAGGCTTTCGGAAAATGAGATTGGAGCCGCTATCGCGGCGGGCGAATTGATCGAGGTTTCGGATGATGATCGCGAAGGCGAAGAGCAAGCGGGCTGA
- a CDS encoding hydantoinase/oxoprolinase N-terminal domain-containing protein — MPTRTIRLGIDVGGTNTDAVLMHGRDILGTNKSFTTSDVTSGVIESVERLLGDTGIPARAVGHVMIGTTQFINAFVQRRDLVQTAIVRASLPRGDGVPPLTAWPEDLLAVIGHHAFEIHGGANYDGSTYADLDERELAEVAETLRQREIGAVAVSTTYAPLRPDIEERMAAFFRAALPSVPVTLSGAVGGLGLVDRENAAVINASLAPLAQRVVKGLEDAISALGLDATLFISQNDGTLISTEEAARHPVFTCAAGPTNSIRGAAFLSGLDDAVVIDVGGTTTDVGSVTHGFPKETALPNFIGGVRTNMRMPDVLSVPLGGGTLVDLEQMSLGPASVGHRLKQEALVFGGQTLTATDVAVAAGVADLGDVASVSYLPSEAVAKAMASMASIAEGAVDRIKTSAVPVPAILVGGGHILLPDQLPGVDRIVRPRHAEVANAVGAAIATVSGRVDKLYDTAMIGRDGAVEAARQEAIATAVAAGAHPETVEIIELIELPMTHIRAGTTQIKVRAVGELDLAVDSSPAITA; from the coding sequence ATGCCCACCCGCACAATCAGGTTGGGGATAGACGTCGGTGGAACCAACACCGACGCGGTCCTCATGCACGGCCGGGATATTCTCGGTACGAACAAAAGCTTCACGACCAGCGACGTGACGTCGGGCGTAATCGAGTCCGTCGAACGACTCTTAGGCGACACCGGCATTCCGGCCCGCGCGGTTGGTCATGTGATGATCGGTACAACGCAGTTCATCAATGCCTTTGTACAAAGGCGCGATCTGGTACAAACCGCTATTGTGCGGGCATCCCTGCCACGCGGCGATGGGGTGCCGCCGCTCACTGCCTGGCCCGAGGATCTTCTCGCCGTCATCGGGCACCATGCATTCGAAATCCACGGCGGCGCAAATTATGATGGCTCAACTTACGCGGACCTGGATGAGCGGGAGTTGGCTGAAGTCGCGGAGACCCTCCGCCAACGGGAGATTGGTGCTGTTGCCGTCTCAACAACCTATGCACCACTTCGCCCGGACATCGAGGAGCGGATGGCGGCGTTCTTCAGGGCGGCTCTTCCGAGCGTACCCGTCACGCTTTCCGGAGCCGTTGGCGGCCTCGGCTTGGTCGATCGCGAAAACGCAGCAGTCATAAATGCTTCGCTTGCCCCGCTTGCCCAGCGCGTGGTCAAGGGGCTGGAGGACGCGATCAGCGCCCTCGGGCTCGATGCGACTCTGTTCATCAGCCAGAACGATGGTACCCTGATCTCGACGGAGGAGGCTGCACGCCATCCAGTCTTCACCTGCGCCGCAGGGCCGACGAACAGCATCAGGGGCGCTGCCTTCCTTTCAGGGCTCGATGATGCCGTAGTGATCGACGTGGGCGGCACCACGACCGATGTCGGCTCCGTTACGCACGGCTTCCCCAAGGAGACGGCACTTCCCAATTTCATCGGCGGGGTACGCACAAACATGCGGATGCCGGACGTGCTATCCGTGCCGCTGGGCGGGGGTACGCTCGTCGATCTGGAGCAAATGTCTCTTGGACCCGCATCGGTCGGTCATCGGCTCAAGCAGGAGGCTCTCGTCTTCGGTGGGCAAACGCTTACCGCGACGGACGTCGCGGTCGCGGCGGGCGTTGCCGACCTCGGCGATGTCGCATCAGTGTCGTACCTGCCATCGGAGGCCGTGGCCAAAGCTATGGCGAGCATGGCAAGCATCGCCGAAGGTGCCGTCGACCGCATAAAGACCAGCGCGGTTCCTGTGCCCGCGATTCTTGTGGGCGGTGGCCATATTCTGCTTCCAGACCAGCTTCCGGGTGTCGACAGGATCGTTCGCCCTCGTCATGCGGAAGTAGCCAATGCCGTCGGCGCTGCCATCGCCACCGTTAGCGGCCGGGTAGACAAGCTCTACGATACAGCAATGATCGGCCGCGACGGCGCGGTCGAGGCGGCGCGCCAGGAAGCGATCGCGACGGCAGTGGCGGCTGGCGCGCACCCCGAAACCGTGGAAATCATCGAGCTCATCGAACTGCCAATGACGCATATCCGCGCCGGTACAACCCAAATCAAGGTCCGAGCGGTCGGTGAGCTGGATCTGGCAGTGGATTCGTCGCCAGCCATTACGGCCTGA
- the rpsI gene encoding 30S ribosomal protein S9 encodes MSDNRQSLSDLAELTSAAPVAAAASVPSEASAPVQPAAPTMPLREQEIDGLGRAYATGRRKDAVARVWIKPGSGKVTVNGRDQEIYFARPTLRLVLNQPFTVTDRTGAYDVIATVKGGGLSGQAGAVKHGISQALTKYEPALRGAVKAEGFLTRDSRTVERKKYGKAKARKSFQFSKR; translated from the coding sequence ATGTCCGATAACCGCCAGTCACTCTCCGACCTCGCCGAACTGACGTCCGCTGCGCCTGTCGCCGCTGCCGCTTCGGTGCCTTCGGAAGCATCCGCTCCCGTCCAGCCCGCCGCGCCGACGATGCCGCTGCGTGAGCAGGAAATCGACGGCTTGGGCCGCGCCTATGCAACCGGCCGCCGCAAGGACGCCGTTGCCCGCGTGTGGATCAAGCCCGGTTCGGGCAAGGTCACCGTCAATGGCCGCGACCAGGAAATCTACTTTGCGCGTCCGACGCTGCGTCTGGTGCTGAACCAGCCGTTCACCGTCACCGACCGCACGGGCGCCTATGACGTCATCGCGACCGTCAAGGGCGGCGGTCTTTCCGGTCAGGCCGGTGCGGTCAAGCACGGCATCAGCCAGGCGCTGACCAAGTACGAGCCTGCCCTGCGCGGTGCGGTCAAGGCCGAAGGCTTCCTGACCCGCGACAGCCGCACGGTCGAGCGTAAGAAGTACGGCAAGGCGAAGGCCCGCAAGAGCTTCCAGTTCTCGAAGCGCTGA
- the rplM gene encoding 50S ribosomal protein L13, whose translation MKALMKTTKSATPATVDKKWVLIDADGLVVGRAASIIANILRGKHKPSYTPHIDCGDNVIIINAGKVKFTGKKMTDKVYYKHTGYAGGIKETTPAKILDGRFPERVLEKAIERMIPRGPLGRQQMRNLRVFAGAEHSHEAQNPEVIDLGARNRKNKVGA comes from the coding sequence ATGAAGGCGCTGATGAAGACGACCAAGTCGGCGACGCCGGCTACGGTCGATAAGAAATGGGTGCTGATCGACGCGGACGGTCTGGTCGTGGGCCGTGCGGCTTCGATCATCGCCAATATCCTGCGCGGCAAGCACAAGCCGAGCTACACCCCGCACATCGATTGTGGTGACAATGTCATCATCATCAATGCCGGCAAGGTGAAGTTCACCGGCAAGAAAATGACCGACAAGGTTTATTACAAGCATACCGGCTATGCCGGTGGCATCAAGGAAACCACGCCAGCGAAGATCCTGGATGGCCGCTTCCCTGAACGCGTGCTGGAAAAGGCGATCGAGCGCATGATCCCGCGCGGTCCGCTTGGCCGCCAGCAGATGCGCAACCTGCGCGTCTTCGCCGGTGCCGAGCATTCTCACGAAGCACAGAACCCCGAAGTCATCGACCTCGGTGCCCGCAATCGCAAGAACAAGGTGGGTGCATAA
- a CDS encoding helix-turn-helix domain-containing protein codes for MMIAKAKSKRAESPILASVHEAAAGLHRIGLVDKSTMREFDALCLTPVEPMAPEEIRALREREKVSQPVFAHYLNVRKDAVSKWERGEKRPDGPSLKLLNLVKAKGLQAIA; via the coding sequence ATGATGATCGCGAAGGCGAAGAGCAAGCGGGCTGAAAGCCCGATTTTGGCGTCGGTGCATGAGGCCGCGGCGGGGCTCCATCGGATTGGGCTCGTAGACAAGTCGACGATGCGCGAGTTCGATGCGCTATGTCTCACCCCGGTCGAGCCGATGGCGCCCGAAGAAATTCGCGCACTGCGGGAACGCGAGAAGGTCTCGCAGCCGGTGTTCGCTCACTACCTCAACGTTCGGAAAGACGCAGTCAGCAAGTGGGAGCGCGGTGAGAAGCGTCCCGACGGCCCTTCGCTCAAGCTGCTGAATCTCGTGAAGGCGAAGGGGTTGCAGGCAATCGCCTAA
- a CDS encoding tyrosine-type recombinase/integrase, with protein MATIQKRKKSWRVQVRRKGGALSATFDTRAEAEAWAIATEAKVLAGKNAETIVQEPIAPVVGKAAKDVFTRYAKEVSPGKRGGRWEEIRIKMLIRRSRLFDRPITAITGPDMAEWRDKRLCKVSASTVNRELCLISSMFSHAMKEWRVGLTFNPCALITKPRKPRPRTQRVTEPDRKAIIAKLGWNGVSEPTTSGQWVAFSFYLALETAMRKGEILSLRWSDIDFDARHAHLDMTKNGDERDVPLSKAAMALLRIVKKREPTASVVPVRAGHFDKLFRDAKREAGLSHIHFHDSRREAATTMAPKLSNVLELAAITGHKSLSMLQIYYKPRAADLAARLDA; from the coding sequence ATGGCGACCATCCAGAAGCGAAAGAAATCGTGGCGCGTCCAAGTGCGTCGCAAAGGCGGGGCGCTTTCGGCGACCTTCGACACACGGGCCGAGGCCGAAGCCTGGGCGATCGCGACCGAAGCCAAGGTCCTCGCGGGCAAAAACGCCGAGACCATCGTCCAGGAACCGATCGCACCCGTCGTCGGGAAAGCGGCCAAGGACGTGTTCACACGTTACGCCAAGGAAGTGTCGCCTGGAAAAAGAGGCGGGCGGTGGGAAGAGATTCGCATCAAGATGCTTATCCGCCGGAGCCGTTTGTTCGACCGGCCGATAACGGCCATCACGGGTCCTGACATGGCGGAGTGGCGTGACAAGCGGCTGTGCAAGGTGTCTGCCTCGACCGTGAACCGCGAGCTCTGCCTGATCTCGAGCATGTTCAGCCACGCGATGAAGGAGTGGCGCGTGGGCCTGACCTTCAATCCATGCGCCCTGATCACGAAACCGCGCAAGCCACGGCCACGCACGCAGCGCGTCACGGAGCCGGACCGCAAGGCCATCATCGCAAAGCTCGGTTGGAATGGAGTATCGGAGCCGACGACGTCGGGGCAATGGGTGGCGTTCTCCTTCTACCTCGCGCTCGAAACCGCGATGCGGAAGGGCGAAATCCTTTCGCTGCGGTGGTCGGACATCGACTTCGACGCCCGCCATGCGCACCTCGACATGACGAAGAATGGCGACGAACGCGACGTGCCATTGTCCAAGGCCGCGATGGCGCTGCTGCGGATCGTGAAGAAGCGGGAGCCGACGGCGTCGGTCGTTCCCGTGCGGGCGGGGCACTTCGACAAGCTGTTTCGCGACGCAAAACGCGAAGCCGGCCTGTCCCACATCCACTTTCATGACAGTCGGCGGGAAGCCGCCACGACAATGGCCCCGAAGCTGTCCAACGTGCTCGAGTTGGCGGCGATCACAGGGCACAAGTCCCTTTCGATGCTTCAAATCTACTACAAGCCGAGAGCAGCCGATCTCGCTGCGCGGCTGGATGCATAG